The proteins below are encoded in one region of Sebastes fasciatus isolate fSebFas1 chromosome 16, fSebFas1.pri, whole genome shotgun sequence:
- the LOC141752414 gene encoding periostin-like isoform X2, protein MHQLLVVTSVLVALCSLGSVDTSAYDKIVTHSRIRARKEGPNVCALQQVQGTNKKYFSTCRNWYKGSICGKKTLVLYECCPGYMKLEGMRGCPAVAPIDHVYGTLGLVKATTTQQYAEMSQLREEIEGRGSYTMFAPSNEAWDRVESDVRAALESNVNIELYNALHFHMVNRRILTKDMKNDMSVTSMYNDLGIYINHYSNGIVTVNCARIIHGNQVATNGVVHVIDRVISGVGNNMKEVLDVSDELSSFRSAVINAGMMDKLDQPGHYTLFAPTDEAFDKLSPDYMERIMGDKDVIAALVKYHMLTSVQCSEAIMAGSIYETEEGSNIEIGCNGDSLTVNGIKMVLKKDVVTTNGVIHYIDQVLIPDSAKQGIELIGESQSTFSDMVSELGLAAAMGPKTEYTLLAPVNTAFTNEVMTTEQSMLRYILQNHILKLKITLSELYNGQLLETLAGKLLRVFIYRTAVCIENACMVRGSKEGSKSALHVMKSIIKPAEKTIYKLLIADGRFKIFLSLMETAGLTDLLKQEGSYTIFAPTDEAFDSLSREDFDLLKSDLNALRIILLYHFSNGIFINGGLEGGVTNLLKTLQGKNLQVMSVNNSIHVNSVNVPDSDLMATNGVIHVVKNVLYPADLPVGRQDLLVLLKKLIRYIQIKFVSGFTYQEIPLTFLRRIITTTTHVETVPEVTKVTRVIAGEPTITQVTRVIEGDPSITKVTRVIEGKPTITKVTRVIETEPVVTRVVIQGEPVVTKVTRVIEGDPTFTTVTRVIDGDPSLTKITKVVEGEQTFTKVTRVIDGGDGKRITGGTRYTTVNEPYIIEGPDFSKITTIHGDPNLIDAESERITKLIQDGGKFAAARKVPAGMRRRRTRLVRRHHKPRE, encoded by the exons ATGCATCAGCTGCTAGTGGTGACCTCCGTGCTGGTGGCACTCTGCTCTCTAGGGAGCGTGGATACTTCAGCTTATGACAAGATAGTCACCCACAGTCGCATACGGGCCAGGAAAGAAGG ACCCAATGTGTGCGCTCTGCAGCAGGTCCAGGGGACTAATAAGAAGTACTTCAGCACATGTAGGAACTGGTACAAAGGCTCCATCTGTGGCAAGAAGAC CCTGGTCCTGTATGAATGCTGTCCTGGGTACATGAAGCTGGAGGGCATGAGAGGATGCCCTGCAG TGGCTCCCATTGACCATGTCTACGGTACGCTGGGGCTTGTAAAGGCTACGACCACGCAGCAATACGCTGAAATGTCCCAGCTGAGAGAGGAAATTGAAGGCAGAGGCTCTTACACCATGTTTGCACCGAGCAATGAGGCCTGGGATCGGGTGGAATCT GACGTACGGGCAGCACTGGAGAGCAACGTGAACATCGAGCTGTACAACGCTCTTCACTTCCACATGGTGAACCGTCGTATTCTGACCAAAGACATGAAGAACGACATGTCTGTCACTTCCATGTACAACGACCTGGGCATCTACATCAACCACTACTCGAATGGG ATTGTGACGGTGAACTGTGCCAGGATCATCCATGGGAATCAGGTGGCCACAAATGGCGTGGTGCATGTCATCGATCGGGTCATCAGCGGCGTGGGCAACAACATGAAGGAAGTCCTGGATGTCTCAGATGAGCTCTCCTCCTTCAGA TCAGCGGTGATCAACGCTGGTATGATGGACAAGCTGGACCAGCCTGGCCACTACACTCTGTTTGCTCCCACTGATGAAGCTTTTGACAAACTGAGCCCAGACTACATGGAGCGTATCATGGGAGACAAGGATGTTATTGCAG CCCTGGTGAAATACCACATGTTGACCAGTGTCCAGTGTTCAGAAGCAATCATGGCCGGGTCGATATATGAGACCGAAGAGGGCAGCAACATAGAGATCGGCTGTAATGGCGACAGCTTGACGGTCAACGGAATCAAGATGGTGCTGAAGAAGGACGTCGTCACCACCAATGGCGTCATCCACTACATCGACCAGGTGCTCATCCCCGACTCAG CTAAGCAAGGGATTGAGCTGATTGGAGAATCCCAGAGCACTTTCAGCGACATGGTGTCCGAACTGGGCTTAGCCGCTGCCATGGGTCCAAAGACAGAGTACACGCTCCTTGCTCCCGTCAACACTGCCTTCACTA ACGAGGTGATGACAACAGAGCAGAGCATGCTGAGATACATTTTGCAAAACCACATCTTAAAGCTCAAAATCACACTGAGTGAGCTCTACAATGGACAGCTGCTGGAAACACTGGCTGGCAAACTGCTCAGAGTCTTCATTTACCGCACT GCTGTTTGCATAGAAAACGCATGTATGGTGCGAGGCAGTAAAGAGGGAAGCAAAAGCGCCCTCCATGTTATGAAGTCCATCATCAAGCCCGCCGAGAAAACAATCTACAAGCTCCTGATTGCTGACGGACGGTTCAA GATTTTCCTGTCGCTGATGGAGACAGCAGGTCTGACTGATCTGCTGAAACAGGAAGGCTCCTATACCATCTTTGCACCAACCGACGAAGCCTTTGATAGTCTCAGCAGAGAGGACTTCGATCTGCTCAAAA GCGATCTGAATGCTTTGAGGATCATCCTGCTGTACCACTTCAGTAATGGCATCTTCATCAATGGAGGATTAGAGGGAGGAGTTACCAATCTGCTCAAAACCCTCCAGGGCAAGAACCTGCAAGTTATGTCC GTTAACAACTCTATTCATGTCAACTCTGTGAATGTGCCAGACAGCGACCTGATGGCAACAAATGGTGTGATCCATGTGGTGAAGAATGTCCTCTATCCTGCGG ACCTTCCCGTGGGCCGCCAGGACCTCCTGGTCCTCCTGAAAAAGCTGATTAGGTACATCCAAATAAAG TTTGTTTCTGGATTTACTTATCAAGAGATCCCACTCACCTTCTTAA GGAGGATTATCACAACAACTACACATGTTGAAACAG TCCCTGAGGTAACAAAGGTGACCAGAGTCATTGCGGGGGAGCCAACTATCACCCAGGTGACCAGGGTCATCGAGGGAGATCCATCTATCACCAAGGTGACCAGGGTCAT TGAAGGAAAGCCTACCATTACCAAGGTTACAAGAGTCATCGAGACGGAACCAGTAGTCACTAGGGTGGTTATTCAGGGGGAGCCGGTGGTCACCAAGGTAACCAGGGTCATCGAGGGGGACCCTACCTTCACAACAGTAACCAGGGTCATCGACGGGGATCCTTCCTTAACAAAAATAACCAAGGTTGTTGAAGGAGAGCAGACCTTTACCAAGGTTACAAGAGTTATCGACG GTGGAGATGGAAAGAGAATTACAG GTGGAACCAGATACACCACGGTGAACGAGCCTTATATCATTGAGG GCCCGGACTTCTCTAAGATCACCACCATCCACGGAGACCCAAATCTGATCGATGCGGAATCGGAGAGAATTACCAAACTCATTCAAG ACGGAGGTAAATTCGCCGCTGCCAGGAAAGTCCCAG CtggaatgaggaggaggagaacaagGCTTGTCAGGCGTCACCACAAGCCAAGGGAGTGA
- the LOC141752414 gene encoding periostin-like isoform X6, producing MHQLLVVTSVLVALCSLGSVDTSAYDKIVTHSRIRARKEGPNVCALQQVQGTNKKYFSTCRNWYKGSICGKKTLVLYECCPGYMKLEGMRGCPAVAPIDHVYGTLGLVKATTTQQYAEMSQLREEIEGRGSYTMFAPSNEAWDRVESDVRAALESNVNIELYNALHFHMVNRRILTKDMKNDMSVTSMYNDLGIYINHYSNGIVTVNCARIIHGNQVATNGVVHVIDRVISGVGNNMKEVLDVSDELSSFRSAVINAGMMDKLDQPGHYTLFAPTDEAFDKLSPDYMERIMGDKDVIAALVKYHMLTSVQCSEAIMAGSIYETEEGSNIEIGCNGDSLTVNGIKMVLKKDVVTTNGVIHYIDQVLIPDSAKQGIELIGESQSTFSDMVSELGLAAAMGPKTEYTLLAPVNTAFTNEVMTTEQSMLRYILQNHILKLKITLSELYNGQLLETLAGKLLRVFIYRTAVCIENACMVRGSKEGSKSALHVMKSIIKPAEKTIYKLLIADGRFKIFLSLMETAGLTDLLKQEGSYTIFAPTDEAFDSLSREDFDLLKSDLNALRIILLYHFSNGIFINGGLEGGVTNLLKTLQGKNLQVMSVNNSIHVNSVNVPDSDLMATNGVIHVVKNVLYPADLPVGRQDLLVLLKKLIRYIQIKFVSGFTYQEIPLTFLRRIITTTTHVETVPEVTKVTRVIEGDPSITKVTRVIEGKPTITKVTRVIETEPVVTRVVIQGEPVVTKVTRVIEGDPTFTTVTRVIDGDPSLTKITKVVEGEQTFTKVTRVIDGGDGKRITGGTRYTTVNEPYIIEGPDFSKITTIHGDPNLIDAESERITKLIQDGGKFAAARKVPAGMRRRRTRLVRRHHKPRE from the exons ATGCATCAGCTGCTAGTGGTGACCTCCGTGCTGGTGGCACTCTGCTCTCTAGGGAGCGTGGATACTTCAGCTTATGACAAGATAGTCACCCACAGTCGCATACGGGCCAGGAAAGAAGG ACCCAATGTGTGCGCTCTGCAGCAGGTCCAGGGGACTAATAAGAAGTACTTCAGCACATGTAGGAACTGGTACAAAGGCTCCATCTGTGGCAAGAAGAC CCTGGTCCTGTATGAATGCTGTCCTGGGTACATGAAGCTGGAGGGCATGAGAGGATGCCCTGCAG TGGCTCCCATTGACCATGTCTACGGTACGCTGGGGCTTGTAAAGGCTACGACCACGCAGCAATACGCTGAAATGTCCCAGCTGAGAGAGGAAATTGAAGGCAGAGGCTCTTACACCATGTTTGCACCGAGCAATGAGGCCTGGGATCGGGTGGAATCT GACGTACGGGCAGCACTGGAGAGCAACGTGAACATCGAGCTGTACAACGCTCTTCACTTCCACATGGTGAACCGTCGTATTCTGACCAAAGACATGAAGAACGACATGTCTGTCACTTCCATGTACAACGACCTGGGCATCTACATCAACCACTACTCGAATGGG ATTGTGACGGTGAACTGTGCCAGGATCATCCATGGGAATCAGGTGGCCACAAATGGCGTGGTGCATGTCATCGATCGGGTCATCAGCGGCGTGGGCAACAACATGAAGGAAGTCCTGGATGTCTCAGATGAGCTCTCCTCCTTCAGA TCAGCGGTGATCAACGCTGGTATGATGGACAAGCTGGACCAGCCTGGCCACTACACTCTGTTTGCTCCCACTGATGAAGCTTTTGACAAACTGAGCCCAGACTACATGGAGCGTATCATGGGAGACAAGGATGTTATTGCAG CCCTGGTGAAATACCACATGTTGACCAGTGTCCAGTGTTCAGAAGCAATCATGGCCGGGTCGATATATGAGACCGAAGAGGGCAGCAACATAGAGATCGGCTGTAATGGCGACAGCTTGACGGTCAACGGAATCAAGATGGTGCTGAAGAAGGACGTCGTCACCACCAATGGCGTCATCCACTACATCGACCAGGTGCTCATCCCCGACTCAG CTAAGCAAGGGATTGAGCTGATTGGAGAATCCCAGAGCACTTTCAGCGACATGGTGTCCGAACTGGGCTTAGCCGCTGCCATGGGTCCAAAGACAGAGTACACGCTCCTTGCTCCCGTCAACACTGCCTTCACTA ACGAGGTGATGACAACAGAGCAGAGCATGCTGAGATACATTTTGCAAAACCACATCTTAAAGCTCAAAATCACACTGAGTGAGCTCTACAATGGACAGCTGCTGGAAACACTGGCTGGCAAACTGCTCAGAGTCTTCATTTACCGCACT GCTGTTTGCATAGAAAACGCATGTATGGTGCGAGGCAGTAAAGAGGGAAGCAAAAGCGCCCTCCATGTTATGAAGTCCATCATCAAGCCCGCCGAGAAAACAATCTACAAGCTCCTGATTGCTGACGGACGGTTCAA GATTTTCCTGTCGCTGATGGAGACAGCAGGTCTGACTGATCTGCTGAAACAGGAAGGCTCCTATACCATCTTTGCACCAACCGACGAAGCCTTTGATAGTCTCAGCAGAGAGGACTTCGATCTGCTCAAAA GCGATCTGAATGCTTTGAGGATCATCCTGCTGTACCACTTCAGTAATGGCATCTTCATCAATGGAGGATTAGAGGGAGGAGTTACCAATCTGCTCAAAACCCTCCAGGGCAAGAACCTGCAAGTTATGTCC GTTAACAACTCTATTCATGTCAACTCTGTGAATGTGCCAGACAGCGACCTGATGGCAACAAATGGTGTGATCCATGTGGTGAAGAATGTCCTCTATCCTGCGG ACCTTCCCGTGGGCCGCCAGGACCTCCTGGTCCTCCTGAAAAAGCTGATTAGGTACATCCAAATAAAG TTTGTTTCTGGATTTACTTATCAAGAGATCCCACTCACCTTCTTAA GGAGGATTATCACAACAACTACACATGTTGAAACAG TCCCTGAGGTAACAAAG GTGACCAGGGTCATCGAGGGAGATCCATCTATCACCAAGGTGACCAGGGTCAT TGAAGGAAAGCCTACCATTACCAAGGTTACAAGAGTCATCGAGACGGAACCAGTAGTCACTAGGGTGGTTATTCAGGGGGAGCCGGTGGTCACCAAGGTAACCAGGGTCATCGAGGGGGACCCTACCTTCACAACAGTAACCAGGGTCATCGACGGGGATCCTTCCTTAACAAAAATAACCAAGGTTGTTGAAGGAGAGCAGACCTTTACCAAGGTTACAAGAGTTATCGACG GTGGAGATGGAAAGAGAATTACAG GTGGAACCAGATACACCACGGTGAACGAGCCTTATATCATTGAGG GCCCGGACTTCTCTAAGATCACCACCATCCACGGAGACCCAAATCTGATCGATGCGGAATCGGAGAGAATTACCAAACTCATTCAAG ACGGAGGTAAATTCGCCGCTGCCAGGAAAGTCCCAG CtggaatgaggaggaggagaacaagGCTTGTCAGGCGTCACCACAAGCCAAGGGAGTGA